In bacterium, the sequence CGGTCGAGCCGGGAGGGCGTTCGCCCTGGGTCAAGGACCTTTCGACCCGGAAGATCTGAATCGGAATCCGGAACGGCGGGCTGCGTCGCCCCCCGGCCAAATGATCAGATTTCTACGCTTCTGAGTGAGCGTCTACAGCCATCCCCGCACGGTAGCGCGCCGGGAGTGGGCTAGTCTGCCCGCGCGGCCAGGCATGGCCCGTGTCGCGTGGCTTGCACGGAGGAAGAAGCGAGTGACGACCGAAGCCAACAAGCAGATCGTCGAGGAGATGTGGCAGGCCATGGGCCGGATGGATTGGGAGGCATTGAAGGCCTGCCTCCATCCCGAGGTCCACTACCAGGACGTCCCGACAGAGGATCCGGGCGCCCATGGCCCGGAGAATGTCGTGAAGCGGCTTCGCATCGCCTTCGACCATCTGGCAAGCCAGGAGCAGGTGCTGCACCACATGGCGGCCGAAGGTGATGTCGT encodes:
- a CDS encoding nuclear transport factor 2 family protein, with the translated sequence MSVYSHPRTVARREWASLPARPGMARVAWLARRKKRVTTEANKQIVEEMWQAMGRMDWEALKACLHPEVHYQDVPTEDPGAHGPENVVKRLRIAFDHLASQEQVLHHMAAEGDVVFLDHTETWTFKTGEQVQHTFATVHEMKDGKISLWNDYWDVQNFVSQFPPWFLEKMAESSAADFGGE